Part of the Helicobacteraceae bacterium genome, GGAAACTCGATCTTGACGGGAACAAGCGCCGTTTCGCCTATCTTTGTAGGTTCATCCAAAGGCAAGATAAAAGCTCTAGCCTCATAAAGCGGTTCAGTTCCAAAAGCGTTAGTGAACGCCGAGAACGACAAAACAAGGCTACAAGCCAAACGCTAAGCAAACGGTTGCGGATTTTCATCTGAAATCCTTTCAAAGATGTGATTTTGCGCGACCGTAGCAGACTTAAGCTAAACGTTAGCGTTTGACCGACCATTTTTCGCCCCGTCGTAGAATACGGATCGCTAATCGTAAATATCCTTACGGCATAAAAATAGCGCGGTTATACGCTTTTTCAATCTCTTTTGCTCGTTTGGCTTTTTGCCAAAGCGTTAATGTTCTCTGTTATCGTCTTTACATACAAATCCCGCTAAAGACGGCAAAGCGGGTCTCGCAAACCTATAAAAGACAAAACGATCGGCGCGACCGTTAATCGCGCCTTCCGATAAGATCGTTTTCGTTAAACATTAAAAACGCTCCAAATCAAGCTAAACGACGCGGTTGGCGTCGCCTCGCCTAGATCGCGTTTGCTCGTAAGACATGCTATGCCGCGCATTTTCGCCTCGCTTTTGGCGAATTATAGCCGCCGCCTAATTGCAAGCGAGGCGCAAAGCGGAACAAGCGCGCAAATGGAGCTAAAACGACGCGTTATTGTCGTCGCAAGCCGTTTGAAAAATCGCTCGCGCTTGCTCGTAATCGCCGTTTCTGATCGCGTTCGTTCCATCGGCGATCTTGCCTCCAAAAGAGCCAACCGTGAAAATAGACGCAAGGCATATACCTCGCCCTAAAACTGATCGCATCGCAACTCCTTCTTGGTAATTTTTACGCGCAAAAATTGTATCAAGCCAACCTTAAACAAAGTCAAAACGTCGCGTTAAGAATCATTAAGGCAGTATTACGACTTCGAGATTAACTATCATTTTAAGGAGCTTCAATGATTTCAATTTTGACCAAAACGGCGCTGGCGCTATCGTTAGCCTCGCCTATATCCGCGTTAGCGGACGACGACCTTTCAAACGCGACTAACGAAGAAGTCGTCGTTTTAGACGCAAACTCGGAAAACGTCGCAGCAGCGCGTAAAGAAGCCGTCGCCGACGGAGAAAACGGCGCGATTTCAAACGCCGACGCGACCGTATTAGACGAAATTGTCGTTACGGATACAGCGGGGGGGGGGGCATTTATTGATCAAAATAAGCTAAGAAACCTCGCAACCCCTACTAATTCGATCACCGATTCGTTGCGTTCGCGCTCGAATATTCAGTTTTTTCAAGGTTCTAGAAGTTCCGCCCAAGGCGGCGAGATAGCGCCTCCGCAAATTTCCATCGCCGGCGGCAGGCATTACGAAAATAACTTTATGTTAAGCGGGATTAGCAACAACAACAATATCAATCCTCTTGGGCTTGGAACGAGCAACGAAGCTAGGTCGGGCGGTAAGTCCGCTTCCGTAACAGGCGAATCTCAATCGTTTTTTATCGATACTTCGCTGGTGGATTCCGTGGCGGTTTATACAGAGAATATCAGCGCCGAATACGGGAGCTTTACGGGCGGCGTAGTGGATGCTAAGCTACGAGACGCCAGAGACGATCGCTGGCATATCATGGCAAAATACCGATACACGAAGGCTAGTTGGGCGGAGTTTTATCCAAACGATACGCAAGAGGATATAGAATACGCTAGGAGCAGAGACAACTATCAGCCGGAGTTTAATAAATACGAGTTCAACGCGGCGTTGGACGGTCCCGTAGGCGATCATGTCGGCGCGATATTTAGCTACGCCAAACAGCATTCTAAAGTTCCGCTTTGGTCTGAATACTTTATCAATTCGGGCGATAAAGAGCGACAAACTCAATACAGAGTAAGCGAAAACTTTATGGCGCGCCTTAATACCAAAGATATAGATAGTTTTGATTCTTCGCTAACGTTTATCTACGCGCCATATACCGAATATTTGTTTCAGCCGCGACCGAGATACGGCGATTACGACAACAAAGGCGGCGGATTAAGCGTGGCTTACGACATGAAAAATCATCTAGGCGCAGGATTGCTCAAAACCGCTTTTAGCTATCAAGAAACCGAGCTTTCCAGAGAAGCCGAGACAAACTACTACTTCTACAACCTGAAAAAAGGCGTAGGCGGTATGGACTGGAGCACCAGCGCGACGGGCGCTACAGGCAATATGGGCGCGTTTGGCGCAGTCGAGCAAACCAAACGCAGCTTTATCTTCAAAGAGACGATCGATTTCGACGACATTGCGACGGGCTTTGTTACTCACGAGGTAAAAGCGGGGCTAGACGCGGAGCTTGGCAAAGCGCATTATAAATCGAGCGGCTCTACCACTTACGGACAAGCCGGCGGCGTAGAAACGAACCTTAGCGCCGTTGGCGGTATAGAAAACGGCGTGGCATACGGGCAATGGGCAAAACAGAAAGTGGTCAATCTGCCGCA contains:
- a CDS encoding TonB-dependent receptor plug domain-containing protein, which codes for MISILTKTALALSLASPISALADDDLSNATNEEVVVLDANSENVAAARKEAVADGENGAISNADATVLDEIVVTDTAGGGAFIDQNKLRNLATPTNSITDSLRSRSNIQFFQGSRSSAQGGEIAPPQISIAGGRHYENNFMLSGISNNNNINPLGLGTSNEARSGGKSASVTGESQSFFIDTSLVDSVAVYTENISAEYGSFTGGVVDAKLRDARDDRWHIMAKYRYTKASWAEFYPNDTQEDIEYARSRDNYQPEFNKYEFNAALDGPVGDHVGAIFSYAKQHSKVPLWSEYFINSGDKERQTQYRVSENFMARLNTKDIDSFDSSLTFIYAPYTEYLFQPRPRYGDYDNKGGGLSVAYDMKNHLGAGLLKTAFSYQETELSREAETNYYFYNLKKGVGGMDWSTSATGATGNMGAFGAVEQTKRSFIFKETIDFDDIATGFVTHEVKAGLDAELGKAHYKSSGSTTYGQAGGVETNLSAVGGIENGVAYGQWAKQKVVNLPQDNEVGYANAAIFLEDAAHIDRFTIRPGVRVSTDTLTNNIDVAPRLFANADIFNDDALNVFGGYNRYYGAQILAYAIMRDSSVTYSRAAWNAAWNQTATSETRYGLGDLRTPHSDEFNIGASFKHGDAIFGLSYLDRRHKDQIRAKTETVSGVTNREHTNEGKTHYWGATASAAIKYDLGATKHVSELSATKSDTTTNMRGPSGFSDADGATVSLTHATLDGSRVAIDDLPATHFNSPWVITYSHTIEAFKDLHIGALARYEKGGSGLKTAPTGTTPIHTGDDGLPATIYYTKDYRDTFVVDLSVGYDIKIGDHTFALGLEVLNLFNRKNEVTSQSSGTSVSDEYSMGRQYYANVRYEF